The Orcinus orca chromosome 16, mOrcOrc1.1, whole genome shotgun sequence genome includes a window with the following:
- the SGK2 gene encoding serine/threonine-protein kinase Sgk2 isoform X2: MDSSPAGTPSLQPSRANGNINLGPSANPNARPTDFDFLKVIGKGNYGKVLLAKHKSDGMFYAVKVLQKKSILKKKEQSHIMAERSVLLKNVCHPFLVGLRYSFQTPEKLYFVLDYVNGGELFFHLQRERRFLEPRARFYAAEVASAIGYLHSLNIIYRDLKPENILLDGQGHVVLTDFGLCKEGVEPEETTSTFCGTPEYLAPEVLRKEPYDRAVDWWSLGAVLYEMLHGLPPFYSQDLSQMYENILNQPLRIPGGRTVAACDLLQALLHKDQRQRLGSQTDFLEIKNHVFFSPINWDDLYHKRLTPPFNPNVAGPADLKHFDPEFTQEAVSKSIGCTPDTMASSSGASSAFLGFSYAPEDDAVLDC, from the exons CCCTCAAGGGCCAATGGGAATATCAACCTGGGGCCTTCGGCCAACCCAAA TGCCCGGCCCACCGACTTCGACTTCCTCAAAGTCATCGGCAAAGGAAACTACGGGAAG GTCCTACTGGCCAAGCACAAGTCCGACGGGATGTTCTACGCAGTGAAGGTGCTACAGAAAAAGTCCATCTTAAAGAAGAAAGAG CAGAGCCACATCATGGCGGAGCGCAGCGTGCTCCTGAAGAACGTGTGCCACCCCTTCCTCGTGGGCCTGCGCTACTCCTTCCAGACGCCGGAGAAGCTCTACTTTGTGCTGGACTATGTCAACGGGGGAGAG ctcttCTTCCACCTGCAGCGGGAGCGCCGGTTCCTGGAGCCCCGGGCCCGGTTTTACGCCGCCGAGGTGGCCAGCGCCATTGGCTACCTGCACTCTCTCAACATCATTTACAG GGACCTGAAACCAGAGAACATTCTTTTGGACGGCCAG GGACACGTGGTGCTGACGGATTTTGGCCTCTGCAAGGAAGGTGTAGAGCCTGAGGAGACCACGTCCACATTTTGTGGCACCCCAGAG TACCTGGCTCCAGAAGTGCTTCGTAAAGAGCCTTATGATCGGGCAGTGGATTGGTGGTCCTTGGGGGCCGTTCTCTACGAGATGCTGCACGGCCTG cCGCCCTTCTACAGCCAAGATTTGTCCCAGATGTATGAGAACATTCTGAACCAGCCGCTACGGATCCCTGGGGGCCGGACAGTGGCCGCCTGCGACCTCCTGCAAGCCCTGCTTCACAAGGACCAGAGGCAGCGGCTGGGCTCCCAAACAGACTTT CTTGAGATAAAGAACCATGTATTCTTCAGCCCCATAAACTGGGACGACTTGTACCACAAGAGGCTGACTCCACCCTTCAACCCTAATGTG GCAGGACCTGCTGACTTGAAACACTTTGATCCAGAGTTCACCCAAGAAGCTGTGTCAAAGTCCATTGGCTGCACTCCCGACACTATGGCCAGCAGTTCTGGGGCCTCAAGTGCCTTCCTGGGATTTTCCTATGCACCAGAGGATGATGCCGTCTTAGATTGCTAG
- the SGK2 gene encoding serine/threonine-protein kinase Sgk2 isoform X1 yields the protein MPVGHPGSPWMALLWASVSSRSHLVQRPAASQGCCVKQPSRANGNINLGPSANPNARPTDFDFLKVIGKGNYGKVLLAKHKSDGMFYAVKVLQKKSILKKKEQSHIMAERSVLLKNVCHPFLVGLRYSFQTPEKLYFVLDYVNGGELFFHLQRERRFLEPRARFYAAEVASAIGYLHSLNIIYRDLKPENILLDGQGHVVLTDFGLCKEGVEPEETTSTFCGTPEYLAPEVLRKEPYDRAVDWWSLGAVLYEMLHGLPPFYSQDLSQMYENILNQPLRIPGGRTVAACDLLQALLHKDQRQRLGSQTDFLEIKNHVFFSPINWDDLYHKRLTPPFNPNVAGPADLKHFDPEFTQEAVSKSIGCTPDTMASSSGASSAFLGFSYAPEDDAVLDC from the exons CCCTCAAGGGCCAATGGGAATATCAACCTGGGGCCTTCGGCCAACCCAAA TGCCCGGCCCACCGACTTCGACTTCCTCAAAGTCATCGGCAAAGGAAACTACGGGAAG GTCCTACTGGCCAAGCACAAGTCCGACGGGATGTTCTACGCAGTGAAGGTGCTACAGAAAAAGTCCATCTTAAAGAAGAAAGAG CAGAGCCACATCATGGCGGAGCGCAGCGTGCTCCTGAAGAACGTGTGCCACCCCTTCCTCGTGGGCCTGCGCTACTCCTTCCAGACGCCGGAGAAGCTCTACTTTGTGCTGGACTATGTCAACGGGGGAGAG ctcttCTTCCACCTGCAGCGGGAGCGCCGGTTCCTGGAGCCCCGGGCCCGGTTTTACGCCGCCGAGGTGGCCAGCGCCATTGGCTACCTGCACTCTCTCAACATCATTTACAG GGACCTGAAACCAGAGAACATTCTTTTGGACGGCCAG GGACACGTGGTGCTGACGGATTTTGGCCTCTGCAAGGAAGGTGTAGAGCCTGAGGAGACCACGTCCACATTTTGTGGCACCCCAGAG TACCTGGCTCCAGAAGTGCTTCGTAAAGAGCCTTATGATCGGGCAGTGGATTGGTGGTCCTTGGGGGCCGTTCTCTACGAGATGCTGCACGGCCTG cCGCCCTTCTACAGCCAAGATTTGTCCCAGATGTATGAGAACATTCTGAACCAGCCGCTACGGATCCCTGGGGGCCGGACAGTGGCCGCCTGCGACCTCCTGCAAGCCCTGCTTCACAAGGACCAGAGGCAGCGGCTGGGCTCCCAAACAGACTTT CTTGAGATAAAGAACCATGTATTCTTCAGCCCCATAAACTGGGACGACTTGTACCACAAGAGGCTGACTCCACCCTTCAACCCTAATGTG GCAGGACCTGCTGACTTGAAACACTTTGATCCAGAGTTCACCCAAGAAGCTGTGTCAAAGTCCATTGGCTGCACTCCCGACACTATGGCCAGCAGTTCTGGGGCCTCAAGTGCCTTCCTGGGATTTTCCTATGCACCAGAGGATGATGCCGTCTTAGATTGCTAG